From a region of the Solanum stenotomum isolate F172 chromosome 2, ASM1918654v1, whole genome shotgun sequence genome:
- the LOC125854371 gene encoding CO(2)-response secreted protease-like has protein sequence MKDIVLFFCFFLLLLSFLRETNAVSQEKNNGVYIVYMGAADSSNDSTKNQQAELMSSLIKRKKDAVVHSYNNGFSGFAARLSEAEAKSIAQKPGVISVFPDPILQLHTTRSWDFLQYQTEVESSSGPISGSDNASPKGVDTIIGILDTGIWPESESFSDNDMSEVPSKWKGTCMESHDSTSFKCNKKLVGARFYEDSDEDGVRPSGSARDENGHGTHVASTAAGSPISGASYYGLASGTAKGGSPGSRIAMYRVCMTDGCHGSAIMKAFDDAIADGVDVLSLSLGSSSGLEVEFSSDPIAIGAFHAVEKGILVSCSAGNDGPGPATVVNVAPWILTVAATTIDRDFETDIVLGGNKLIKGGGISFGNLTKSPVYPLISGDLAKSGNTDVSEKNARYCNPNSLDGTKVKGKIVLCDNRDGYYSLTEKLTEVKSKGGIGFIVVDDNARTVAPKFKSFPAAVVTGKDSNEILSYINSTKKPVASVLPTVTIANYKPAPLVAYFSSRGPTYNTHNLLKPDITAPGVAILAAWPGNDTNEAVAGQAPPLYNIISGTSMSCPHVSGIAALVKAQNPSWSPSAIKSAIMTSALQTNNLKAPITTVSGSVATPYDIGAGESSPSLALNPGLVYETNTADYLQYLCSVGYDKSKIKLISNTVPNDFSCPTNSSSESVSQMNYPSIAVSNIKENEIKKVTRTVTNVEQEDATYTASIKAPVGLEVQVTPNKLVFTNNSKKLSYEVSFKASSKPKEDLFGSITWTNGKYKVRSPFVVSTNSQGV, from the exons ATGAAAGACATTGTTCTgtttttttgcttctttttattattactctctTTTCTTAGAGAAACTAATGCAGTTtctcaagaaaaaaacaatggTGTATATATTGTTTACATGGGTGCTGCTGATTCGTCGAATGATAGCACGAAAAATCAGCAAGCAGAGCTTATGAGCTCTTTGATAAAAAG AAAAAAGGATGCAGTTGTACACAGTTACAACAATGGTTTCTCAGGATTCGCAGCGCGTTTATCAGAAGCTGAGGCTAAATCCATTGCTCAAAAACCTGGAGTTATATCAGTATTCCCTGATCCAATATTGCAACTCCACACAACGCGTTCGTGGGACTTTTTGCAATATCAAACTGAAGTAGAAAGCAGTTCTGGTCCAATATCTGGTTCTGATAACGCGTCACCAAAAGGCGTTGATACTATAATTGGAATCTTGGATACAG GAATATGGCCTGAATCAGAGAGTTTTAGTGATAATGATATGAGTGAAGTTCCATCTAAGTGGAAAGGAACTTGTATGGAAAGTCATGATTCCACCTCTTTCAAATGCAACAA GAAGTTAGTTGGTGCAAGGTTCTATGAAGACTCTGATGAGGATGGTGTAAGACCTTCTGGTTCAGCTAGGGATGAGAATGGACATGGAACTCATGTTGCATCTACAGCAGCTGGGAGTCCGATTTCAGGAGCATCTTATTATGGTTTGGCTTCTGGGACCGCGAAGGGTGGATCCCCGGGTTCAAGAATAGCCATGTATCGTGTCTGCATGACTGATGGATGTCACGGATCAGCTATAATGAAAGCATTTGATGATGCAATTGCAGATGGGGTTGATGTTTTATCGCTATCACTTGGTTCATCATCTGGTCTTGAAGTTGAGTTTTCGAGTGATCCTATAGCTATTGGAGCATTCCATGCTGTTGAAAAGGGAATTCTTGTTTCCTGTTCTGCTGGAAATGATGGCCCTGGTCCGGCAACTGTTGTCAATGTCGCACCTTGGATTCTCACAGTTGCAGCTACTACAATTGACCGTGACTTCGAGACAGATATTGTCTTAGGTGGAAACAAGTTGATTAAG GGTGGAGGTATAAGTTTTGGTAATTTGACAAAATCTCCAGTATACCCGTTGATTAGTGGCGATTTAGCCAAATCCGGCAATACTGATGTTTCGGAGAAAAATGCAAG GTATTGTAATCCGAATTCATTAGATGGAACCAAAGTTAAGGGGAAAATTGTTCTTTGTGATAATCGCGACGGATACTATTCACTTACTGAGAAACTAACAGAAGTGAAGAGCAAAGGTGGCATTGGATTTATAGTAGTAGATGATAATGCAAGAACTGTGGCACCTAAATTCAAATCCTTTCCAGCAGCTGTTGTAACTGGAAAGGATAGCAATGAGATCCTTTCTTACATCAACTCAACAAA GAAACCAGTTGCATCAGTTCTGCCAACTGTTACCATAGCTAACTACAAACCAGCTCCTCTTGTGGCTTACTTCTCATCAAGGGGTCCTACATACAACACACATAATCTCCTCAAA CCAGATATTACAGCACCAGGTGTTGCAATTCTCGCGGCTTGGCCTGGAAACGACACAAACGAGGCTGTCGCTGGCCAGGCGCCACCACTTTACAACATAATATCAGGGACTTCCATGTCCTGCCCTCATGTTTCTGGTATTGCCGCATTAGTCAAGGCGCAAAATCCTTCTTGGAGTCCTTCAGCAATCAAATCAGCTATCATGACCTCAG CTTTACAGACTAACAATTTGAAGGCTCCAATCACAACAGTCTCTGGATCCGTTGCAACACCATACGACATAGGAGCTGGAGAATCAAGCCCTTCATTGGCACTTAATCCAGGATTGGTCTACGAGACTAACACTGCAGACTACTTGCAGTACCTATGCTCAGTTGGCTACgataaatcaaagataaaacTCATCTCAAATACTGTTCCTAATGATTTTTCATGTCCCACCAACTCAAGTTCTGAATCCGTCTCACAAATGAACTACCCTTCCATTGCTGTTTCAAAtatcaaagaaaatgaaatcaaGAAAGTAACAAGAACTGTAACTAACGTAGAACAAGAAGATGCAACATACACAGCAAGTATAAAAGCACCAGTTGGTTTGGAAGTCCAAGTGACCCCGAATAAATTGGTATTTACAAATAATAGCAAGAAGTTGAGCTATGAAGTGTCTTTCAAAGCTTCATCTAAACCAAAGGAAGACTTGTTTGGATCAATTACATGGACAAATGGTAAATACAAAGTCCGAAGTCCATTCGTTGTATCTACTAATTCACAAGGTGTCTGA
- the LOC125854593 gene encoding uncharacterized protein LOC125854593, with protein sequence MKFYFYKICSFFVLSISVCYAITIPPNKSIPAVFVFGDSIVDTGNNNGLKTIAKVNYPPYGKDFMGGIPTGRFSNGKVPSDFLVEELGIKDLLPAYLDPTLQAEDLITGVNFASGGAGYDPLTSEIAKVISLDGQVILFKEYIVKLTELVGEDRKNEILANSLFMLVTGANDITNTYFGMPLRKSYYDVPSYADLLVNFACSFVQDLYGLGARRIGLFGIPPIGCLPSQRTLKGGEARQCVDNLNQAAQLFNSKLEAYSSSQGNKLPNSRLVYIDTYNVLLDVIDNPQRYGFKISEKGCCGTGKIEVAELCTYTCSSDSDYIFWDSFHLTEKAYRLLTHQILVQHLSSFFWDPGRIFRLDNRSKTKKAGQDMCVFSSMLREMFSALSIKFFSFERHTFLVLSSICYALLLCNAQADMRVPRNKSIPAVIVFGNSIVDTGNNNGLTTIGKVNYPPYGKDFMGVKPTGRFSNGKVPPDLIVEELGIKELLPAYLDPTLQAEDLITGVNLASGGAGYDPLTSEIANVISLSGQLEMFKEYIVKLREIVGEDRKNEILANSLYILVICSNDITNTYFSTPLRKSYYDISSYADFLLNYGSSFLKYLYKLGARRIGVFGIPPIGCLPSQRTLKGGEERQCVDYLNQAALLFNSKLAADLSSLGNKLPNSRLVYVDIYNLPLDVINNPQKYGFKIADKGCCGTGQIEVAELCRFACSSDSDYVFWASFHLTEKAYRLLVHKILVQHLSSFF encoded by the exons ATGAAGTTCTACTTTTACaagatttgttctttttttgtgtTGTCCATAAGTGTTTGTTATGCAATAACTATACCTCCTAATAAGTCTATTCCAGCAGTGTTTGTTTTTGGAGACTCTATTGTTGATACTGGTAACAATAATGGCCTTAAAACTATAGCTAAGGTGAATTATCCTCCTTATGGTAAAGATTTCATGGGAGGAATACCAACTGGAAGGTTTTCTAATGGCAAAGTCCCCTCAGACTTCCTTG TGGAAGAATTGGGAATAAAAGATCTTTTACCAGCATATCTTGATCCAACTTTACAAGCAGAAGACCTCATCACAGGAGTTAATTTTGCTTCAGGAGGTGCAGGATATGATCCTCTAACATCCGAAATCGCG AAAGTCATCTCATTAGATGGCCAAGTGATATTATTCAAAGAGTACATTGTAAAGCTCACAGAGTTGGTTGGAGAAGATCGAAAGAATGAAATCTTGGCAAATAGCTTATTCATGTTGGTCACAGGAGCCAATGACATTACCAACACTTATTTCGGTATGCCTCTTCGAAAATCTTACTATGATGTTCCATCATACGCTGATCTATTGGTCAACTTTGCTTGCAGTTTTGTACAG GATTTATATGGTCTAGGGGCACGTCGTATTGGTCTATTTGGCATACCACCAATCGGATGTTTGCCTTCGCAGAGAACACTGAAAGGAGGAGAAGCAAGACAATGTGTTGATAACTTGAACCAAGCAGCACAATTGTTCAACAGCAAGTTGGAAGCTTACTCAAGTTCTCAGGGAAACAAGTTACCTAATTCAAGATTGGTGTATATAGATACATATAATGTTCTGCTTGATGTCATTGACAACCCTCAACGATATG GATTCAAAATTTCAGAGAAGGGATGCTGCGGGACTGGGAAAATAGAAGTTGCAGAGTTATGCACATATACATGTTCCAGTGATTCtgattatattttttgggaTAGTTTTCATCTTACAGAGAAAGCATACAGACTTTTAACTCATCAGATTCTTGTCCAACATTTAAGTAGCTTCTTCTG GGATCCAGGAAGGATTTTTCGCCTTGACAATCGCAGCAAAACCAAAAAGGCAGGGCAGGACATG TGTGTTTTTTCCTCCATGCTCCGAGAAATGTTTTCAGCTCTATCGATAAAGTTTTTCTCGTTTGAAAGACATACTTTTCTAGTGTTGTCAAGCATTTGTTATGCACTTCTACTGTGCAATGCCCAGGCTGACATGAGAGTACCGCGTAATAAGTCTATTCCAGCAGTGATAGTTTTTGGAAACTCCATTGTTGATACCGGTAACAATAATGGCCTCACAACCATAGGGAAGGTTAACTATCCTCCTTATGGGAAGGATTTCATGGGAGTAAAACCAACTGGAAGATTCTCTAATGGAAAAGTTCCTCCAGACTTGATTG TGGAAGAATTGGGAATAAAAGAGCTTTTACCGGCGTATCTTGATCCAACTTTACAAGCAGAAGACCTCATCACAGGAGTTAATTTGGCTTCAGGAGGTGCAGGATATGATCCTCTAACATCTGAAATCGCG AATGTTATATCATTGTCCGGTCAGTTGGAAATGTTCAAAGAGTACATAGTAAAGCTCAGAGAGATAGTTGGAGAAGATAGAAAGAATGAAATCTTGGCAAATAGCTTATACATATTGGTCATATGTAGTAATGACATTACAAACACATACTTCAGTACGCCTCTTCGAAAATCCTACTATGATATTTCATCATATGCTGATTTTTTGCTCAACTATGGTTCTAGTTTTTTAAAG TATTTATACAAGCTAGGGGCACGCCGGATTGGAGTTTTTGGCATACCACCAATCGGATGTTTGCCATCGCAAAGAACACTGAAAGGAGGAGAAGAAAGACAATGTGTTGATTATTTGAACCAAGCAGCACTATTGTTCAACAGCAAGTTGGCAGCTGACTTAAGTTCTCTGGGAAACAAGTTACCTAATTCAAGATtagtatatgttgatatatacaATCTTCCACTTGATGTCATCAACAACCCTCAAAAATATG GATTCAAGATTGCAGACAAAGGATGCTGCGGGACAGGGCAAATAGAAGTTGCAGAGTTATGCAGATTCGCATGTTCCAGTGATTCTGATTATGTcttttgggctagttttcatcTGACAGAAAAAGCATACAGGCTTTTAGTTCATAAAATTCTTGTCCAACATTTAAGTAGCTTCTTCTGA
- the LOC125854594 gene encoding GDSL esterase/lipase EXL3-like: MALLCAVFIMLFISCEAKLQLRKDINITALFAFGDSIVDQGNNNNLITHAKCNFLPYGKDFMGGNKPTGRFSNARTPADMLVEDFGIKKLMPAYLDSNLKVEDLKTGVSFASGASGFDLLTPIVAVTSYSI; encoded by the exons ATGGCTTTATTGTGTGCTGTTTTTAtaatgttatttatttcatgTGAAGCAAAGTTGCAATTACGTAAGGACATAAATATAACGGCTCTTTTTGCTTTTGGAGATTCAATTGTGGATCAAGGAAATAATAACAATTTAATTACTCATGCAAAGTGTAATTTTTTACCTTATGGAAAAGATTTCATGGGTGGTAATAAACCAACTGGAAGATTTAGCAATGCCAGGACACCAGCAGACATGTTAG TTGAAGATTTTGGGATTAAGAAGCTAATGCCAGCTTATCTagattcaaatttaaaagttgAAGATTTAAAAACTGGAGTAAGTTTTGCTTCAGGAGCTTCTGGATTTGACCTTTTAACTCCTATTGTCGCGGTAACTTCTTATTCTATCTAA